The Fimbriimonas ginsengisoli Gsoil 348 genome window below encodes:
- a CDS encoding DUF6754 domain-containing protein, whose amino-acid sequence MVGQQWTDTGWIQILITLLVAFFILFNIRRAKGGRELFIRRIAGLNTIDEAVGRATEMGRPVLMVPGLSDTSVNAKSMQAINIFAYVSRVAAKFFNPILVCCYNAGIYTVATEVIRDVYQQEGLGDRFDPDSVRFISDRQFAFAAGVSGLILREQAAACFFMGEFYAESLILAETANSIGAIQVASSTELTQTPFFIAACDYVLIGDEFYAASAYLTRQPVLVGSLIGQDWGKLLVGALIVGGVVFNSFAIRKTATTEYDDDGREVYLSKPRPMKASESAYSRMFEQKIDPDIKIDREKYAPNEIPAKVAGAPVGGE is encoded by the coding sequence ATGGTTGGACAACAGTGGACAGACACAGGGTGGATACAGATCTTGATAACGCTCTTGGTGGCGTTCTTTATCTTGTTCAACATCCGCCGAGCTAAGGGAGGGCGCGAGCTCTTCATACGCCGCATCGCCGGACTCAACACGATCGACGAGGCGGTCGGACGTGCCACGGAAATGGGAAGACCGGTTCTGATGGTCCCCGGTCTGTCGGACACTTCGGTTAACGCGAAATCGATGCAGGCGATTAACATCTTCGCCTACGTCTCCCGTGTCGCGGCGAAGTTCTTCAACCCGATCTTGGTCTGCTGCTACAACGCGGGCATTTACACCGTCGCCACGGAAGTTATCCGCGACGTGTATCAGCAAGAAGGGCTGGGAGACCGGTTCGACCCGGACTCGGTCCGCTTTATCAGCGACCGTCAGTTCGCCTTCGCCGCGGGAGTTTCGGGGCTCATCCTCCGCGAGCAGGCTGCCGCCTGCTTCTTCATGGGAGAGTTCTATGCGGAGTCGCTGATTCTCGCCGAGACCGCCAACTCCATCGGCGCGATCCAGGTCGCCAGCTCCACCGAGTTGACCCAGACCCCCTTCTTCATCGCCGCCTGTGACTACGTTCTCATCGGGGACGAGTTTTACGCCGCCAGCGCCTACCTGACCAGGCAGCCGGTACTTGTCGGAAGCCTCATCGGGCAAGACTGGGGCAAGTTGCTCGTCGGCGCCCTCATCGTAGGAGGAGTTGTTTTTAACTCGTTTGCCATTCGCAAGACGGCAACGACCGAGTACGACGACGACGGCCGTGAAGTTTATTTGAGCAAGCCCAGACCGATGAAAGCGTCCGAGTCCGCCTATTCGAGAATGTTCGAGCAAAAGATCGATCCCGACATCAAGATCGATCGGGAAAAGTACGCCCCGAACGAAATTCCGGCTAAGGTCGCGGGCGCGCCGGTGGGAGGAGAATGA
- a CDS encoding peptide ABC transporter substrate-binding protein — translation MKWTPVLFLAVVLGLAGCTGGKFSEKSSEGKANILRYPIPEFTKLDPAMVQDGDSIDVIQQVYEGLVKWGEDSKVTPNLAEKWDVSKDGMTYTFHLRKGITFSNGRAVTADDFKYSFERAADPKLASPTTSTYLAAIVGIQDKLNGKASEVAGVKVVDPSTLQIVIDKPRPYFIDDLTYPAAWVVCKESLKDGGEIQQVDQMVGTGPFIAKEFVPTVKITLVANKKYWDTEHSPKLEGIDRPIVKDAVTRLNMFRSGEVDLTRIERQDLVGINNDPKLKDDVKFFDRPSLYYVGLNCQTYKPFTDVRVRRAFAMAIDADDIVKTTLGGVNKVARSILPPSVLGYREKANYIPFDVAKAKQLLAEAGYAGGKGMPPLVLTHRDGQPDVKLVAERVVTMLRQNLGVEATTSMLPWNTYLDVHNKHKLDFFHMRWAADYLDPENFLSTLLASYGNENKINYKNPAFDALCRQGDSFVGEESQRLALYAQAEDMVLQDAPFIPIYFERAAELISPRVKGLRESVFGHLPHTTTRLE, via the coding sequence ATGAAGTGGACGCCAGTCCTGTTTCTCGCAGTGGTTCTTGGGCTCGCCGGTTGTACCGGGGGGAAATTCTCCGAGAAGTCGTCGGAAGGGAAGGCCAACATCCTTCGCTACCCCATCCCAGAGTTCACGAAGCTCGATCCGGCGATGGTGCAGGACGGCGACTCGATCGACGTCATCCAGCAGGTGTACGAAGGGCTGGTGAAGTGGGGAGAGGATAGCAAGGTCACGCCGAACCTGGCCGAGAAGTGGGACGTTTCGAAAGACGGTATGACTTACACCTTCCACCTTCGAAAGGGGATCACCTTCTCGAACGGGCGGGCGGTCACCGCCGACGACTTCAAATACTCCTTCGAGCGAGCTGCCGATCCCAAGCTGGCGTCCCCCACAACTTCCACCTACCTCGCCGCCATCGTCGGCATCCAAGACAAGCTAAACGGAAAGGCCAGCGAAGTCGCCGGTGTAAAGGTCGTCGACCCGTCCACGCTTCAGATCGTCATCGACAAGCCGCGTCCCTACTTCATCGACGACCTCACCTATCCCGCCGCTTGGGTCGTGTGCAAGGAATCGCTGAAGGACGGAGGGGAGATTCAGCAAGTCGACCAGATGGTCGGTACCGGCCCCTTCATCGCCAAAGAATTTGTGCCGACCGTCAAGATCACCCTCGTGGCGAATAAGAAGTACTGGGACACCGAGCACTCGCCGAAGCTGGAAGGGATCGATCGGCCGATCGTCAAAGACGCCGTCACTCGCCTCAACATGTTCCGAAGCGGGGAAGTGGACCTCACGAGGATCGAGCGCCAAGACCTGGTCGGCATCAATAACGATCCCAAGTTGAAAGACGACGTCAAGTTCTTCGACCGGCCGTCGCTCTACTATGTTGGGCTTAACTGCCAGACCTACAAGCCGTTCACCGATGTCCGCGTACGCCGGGCGTTCGCAATGGCGATCGACGCCGACGATATCGTGAAGACGACCCTCGGAGGCGTCAACAAGGTGGCGCGGTCTATTCTTCCCCCCAGCGTCCTCGGGTATCGGGAAAAGGCGAATTACATCCCGTTCGATGTCGCGAAGGCCAAACAGCTCCTTGCCGAAGCCGGCTACGCCGGCGGAAAAGGGATGCCCCCGCTCGTCCTAACCCACCGCGACGGACAACCCGACGTGAAACTGGTCGCCGAACGCGTGGTCACCATGCTTCGCCAAAACCTTGGTGTGGAGGCCACGACGTCGATGCTGCCGTGGAACACCTATCTCGACGTCCACAACAAGCATAAGCTCGACTTCTTCCACATGCGCTGGGCTGCCGACTATCTGGATCCGGAGAACTTCCTCAGCACCCTGCTTGCCAGCTACGGAAACGAGAATAAGATCAACTACAAGAATCCCGCCTTCGACGCGCTCTGCCGGCAAGGCGACTCGTTCGTCGGAGAAGAGTCGCAACGCCTGGCGCTGTACGCGCAGGCGGAGGACATGGTGCTACAAGACGCGCCGTTCATCCCGATCTATTTCGAGCGAGCGGCCGAGCTGATCTCACCTCGGGTTAAGGGATTGCGAGAGTCGGTCTTCGGCCACCTACCGCACACCACAACCCGGCTCGAGTAG
- the recO gene encoding DNA repair protein RecO, which translates to MPETTVQAIVLRRRDSGESDRRLTLLTLELGKIDAVAKGARKAASRLAGISDPLSSATLGIAEGKVNRFVTQAQPIASFRGLRTDFERLSFGLALVELYAAVLPVEQPFPEAYELLNESLRHLERHAKPLIALLWAEAKLLEISGFMPQFDRCVVTGEPLAEANPFVSPRAGGYVADAVAGPYVDRFRTRAEALYGLARLPTLDAPPANMKFADEALADLLPFWQAIAEAPLPANEAVVREARHKPTP; encoded by the coding sequence ATGCCCGAAACCACCGTCCAAGCGATCGTGCTGCGCCGCCGCGACAGCGGCGAGTCGGACCGCCGCCTAACTCTTTTAACGCTGGAGTTAGGGAAGATCGATGCGGTGGCTAAGGGCGCCCGGAAGGCGGCATCCCGCCTTGCGGGAATCTCCGATCCGTTGAGTTCCGCGACGCTCGGTATCGCCGAAGGAAAAGTCAACCGGTTTGTCACCCAGGCCCAACCCATCGCCTCGTTCCGGGGGCTCCGCACCGACTTTGAACGCCTAAGCTTTGGCCTTGCGCTTGTAGAACTTTACGCCGCCGTGCTTCCTGTCGAGCAGCCGTTCCCCGAAGCGTACGAGCTTCTCAACGAATCGCTTCGCCACCTTGAGCGGCACGCGAAACCCTTAATTGCCCTCCTCTGGGCCGAGGCGAAACTGCTGGAGATCTCCGGCTTCATGCCGCAGTTCGATCGATGCGTGGTCACCGGTGAGCCGCTGGCCGAAGCGAATCCGTTCGTTTCACCCCGAGCCGGCGGTTACGTCGCCGACGCCGTCGCCGGTCCCTACGTCGACCGGTTCCGAACCCGAGCCGAAGCGCTTTACGGTCTCGCCCGCCTCCCAACTCTCGACGCGCCCCCCGCGAATATGAAATTCGCCGACGAAGCCCTCGCCGATCTCCTCCCCTTTTGGCAAGCCATTGCCGAGGCCCCCCTCCCCGCGAACGAAGCGGTCGTAAGAGAAGCAAGACACAAACCCACCCCCTAA
- a CDS encoding ribose-phosphate diphosphokinase, translating into MKLFAGGAHPALATRVSELLGIPLGRMTNKRFSDGEIQVKIDESARGAEIFILQPTCLPTNDNLMELFIMLDAFRRASARRMTVVMPYYGYARQDKKIKPREPITARLVATFLETCGADRVVTVDLHAEQIQGFFNIPVDNLYGGPMLGRYFVQQGLREDPEVVVVSPDVAGVGRAKSLADMLKCTFVVIAKRRPAPNQVEVVEIVGDFVGKRCVMIDDMIDTGGSIISGAQALMDRGAREVIACCSHAVFSGSARQRLQDSCLSEIVCLDTIPNEEGPDFPKLKVLPSAPLIADAIRRIHLNESVSALFEGWR; encoded by the coding sequence ATGAAGCTGTTCGCGGGGGGAGCCCACCCGGCGCTTGCCACCCGCGTTTCCGAGCTCCTCGGAATACCCCTCGGGCGGATGACCAATAAGCGGTTTTCCGACGGTGAAATCCAGGTCAAGATCGACGAAAGCGCCCGCGGCGCGGAGATCTTCATCCTGCAGCCCACCTGCCTGCCGACGAACGACAACTTGATGGAGCTGTTCATCATGCTCGACGCCTTTCGCCGGGCCTCCGCCCGCCGAATGACCGTCGTGATGCCGTATTACGGCTACGCGCGTCAGGACAAGAAGATCAAGCCGCGAGAGCCGATTACCGCGCGCTTGGTGGCGACATTCCTCGAGACGTGCGGCGCCGACCGCGTCGTCACCGTCGACCTCCACGCCGAGCAGATCCAAGGTTTTTTCAATATCCCAGTCGACAACCTGTACGGCGGCCCGATGCTCGGCCGCTACTTCGTTCAGCAAGGGCTAAGAGAGGACCCGGAAGTCGTGGTCGTCAGTCCGGACGTCGCCGGAGTCGGCCGCGCCAAGTCGCTCGCCGATATGCTGAAGTGCACCTTCGTGGTCATCGCCAAGCGGCGGCCGGCCCCGAACCAGGTCGAGGTCGTGGAGATCGTCGGAGACTTCGTAGGGAAGCGGTGCGTGATGATCGACGACATGATCGACACCGGCGGCTCGATCATCTCCGGCGCCCAGGCCCTGATGGATCGTGGCGCGCGCGAGGTGATCGCCTGCTGCTCGCACGCCGTGTTCAGCGGCTCCGCGCGACAACGCCTGCAGGATAGCTGCCTCTCCGAAATCGTTTGCCTCGATACCATTCCAAACGAGGAGGGGCCTGATTTTCCGAAGTTGAAGGTTCTCCCCAGCGCCCCTCTCATCGCCGACGCCATCCGGAGGATCCACCTTAACGAGTCGGTGAGCGCCCTCTTCGAAGGCTGGCGGTAG
- a CDS encoding alpha/beta hydrolase family protein, translated as MLATIGCGRFSRGNRTSTLPAPAKTIASGVRFQEIRVSKFKERPRLWVYAPDDKKKNHPCIVIAAAGSPMTSGMPLGEGDRAEHLPYVAKGYVVVAYEVSGPLVKGADPIPAMTLFAKRDLGIANGKAAIDYALHSLPVDPMRLYAVGHSSAATLALQLSAADSRIRGCVAYAPVTDVPDFIGPDRMALIGNRIPQLATAIRKLSPKANIGALRCPVMLFTAADDQTVPTESVQSYAEALKQKNSDVDLVRVSSGDHYDSMIQEGIPAGIQWLGRARRPKK; from the coding sequence ATGCTTGCCACGATTGGATGCGGACGCTTTTCGCGAGGTAACCGCACCTCGACGCTTCCGGCGCCGGCAAAGACAATCGCGAGCGGGGTTCGGTTTCAAGAGATTCGGGTCTCGAAGTTCAAGGAGCGCCCGCGCCTCTGGGTTTATGCCCCTGACGATAAGAAAAAGAACCATCCGTGCATCGTCATTGCCGCGGCCGGCTCACCGATGACGAGTGGAATGCCGCTCGGAGAAGGGGACCGCGCGGAACATCTCCCTTACGTGGCAAAAGGGTACGTGGTCGTGGCGTACGAAGTGTCTGGCCCACTCGTGAAGGGAGCCGACCCGATTCCGGCGATGACGCTTTTTGCCAAACGAGACCTGGGAATCGCCAACGGAAAGGCGGCAATCGACTATGCCCTGCATTCCCTGCCGGTCGACCCGATGCGGCTTTACGCCGTGGGGCACAGCTCGGCGGCGACGCTTGCCTTGCAGCTTTCCGCCGCCGACTCGCGCATTCGCGGCTGCGTAGCCTACGCGCCGGTTACCGACGTACCGGACTTTATTGGCCCCGATCGGATGGCGCTGATCGGGAACCGGATTCCTCAGCTCGCAACCGCTATCCGCAAGCTTTCACCTAAGGCAAATATCGGCGCGCTCCGGTGTCCCGTGATGCTTTTCACTGCCGCCGACGATCAAACGGTTCCTACCGAGTCCGTTCAGAGTTACGCCGAGGCGCTGAAGCAGAAGAACAGCGACGTGGACCTGGTCCGGGTTTCCAGCGGCGATCACTATGACAGCATGATTCAAGAAGGAATTCCGGCGGGAATCCAATGGCTCGGCCGCGCTCGCCGTCCGAAGAAATAG
- a CDS encoding GNAT family N-acetyltransferase, with translation MSLSLRVATNRDVDDVVRVIRAVYDEYSFAWEEDGYHADLYDLEKAYAAIGDTFYVATWQGETVGTAALERFDAVPGEIGAIVEHNGFLRVGGADCSIERLYVHPNGRKRGVGQALMNRVIEDARNEGRSRMEIWSDKRFTDAHRLYERLGARVVGERICDDPDVSPEWGLLLDL, from the coding sequence ATGAGTCTCTCTTTGCGCGTTGCGACCAATCGCGACGTCGACGACGTGGTGCGCGTGATCCGCGCCGTTTACGACGAGTACAGCTTCGCTTGGGAAGAGGATGGGTACCACGCCGACCTTTACGACCTAGAAAAGGCGTATGCCGCGATTGGAGACACGTTTTACGTGGCCACCTGGCAGGGGGAAACGGTCGGCACGGCGGCGCTGGAGCGGTTCGACGCGGTGCCCGGCGAGATCGGCGCCATCGTCGAGCACAATGGATTCCTCCGCGTCGGCGGCGCGGATTGTTCGATCGAGAGGCTCTACGTCCATCCGAATGGACGGAAAAGAGGAGTGGGACAGGCGTTGATGAACCGCGTGATCGAAGATGCGCGGAACGAGGGGCGGTCCCGAATGGAGATTTGGAGCGATAAGCGGTTCACGGACGCCCATCGGCTTTACGAGCGACTCGGAGCCAGGGTCGTCGGAGAGCGGATCTGCGACGATCCAGACGTGAGCCCCGAATGGGGCCTGCTGCTCGACCTGTAG
- the nuoF gene encoding NADH-quinone oxidoreductase subunit NuoF — MAEYKLLLEHAHEPSFRTLEGYRATGGYKALEKALGMERQTIVDSIKTAGLRGRGGAGAPAALKWGGMPKEKKRPHYLICNADEGEPGTFKDKQLLEQCPFELVEGMTIAAWAVQGDAGYVYIRGEYMDGAKALREAIDEAYRAGLLGKNILGSGMDFDLYIHCGAGSYECGEETALMSSLMGERGMPRLKFPHAPFPVISGVWDKPTLIHNVESYCTVPYIVDRGAEWWSSLGASTKNSRGTKIFSVSGHVNKPGNYEIEFGTPLRELLELAGGVKGGALKACIPGGSSVPIITAESVEKAILGYEEMSEVKSMVGSGGCMFLNEHTDIVKFAWRTAVFYMNESCGKCTPCREGTRWMVQILERIIGGGGRPGDVELLRQVASQIDGRSFCPLGDAAAWPIMGMIRIFPEEFDYYIEQGRSMLDRVPASVA; from the coding sequence ATGGCTGAGTACAAGCTTCTTTTGGAACACGCGCACGAGCCGAGCTTTCGGACGCTCGAAGGATATCGCGCGACCGGCGGCTACAAAGCGCTCGAGAAGGCGCTCGGCATGGAGCGGCAGACCATCGTCGACTCGATTAAGACGGCGGGCTTGCGCGGGCGCGGCGGCGCCGGCGCGCCGGCAGCCCTTAAGTGGGGCGGAATGCCGAAAGAAAAGAAGCGGCCGCACTATCTGATCTGCAACGCCGACGAAGGCGAGCCGGGGACTTTCAAAGACAAACAACTTCTCGAACAGTGCCCGTTCGAGTTGGTGGAAGGGATGACCATCGCCGCCTGGGCAGTACAGGGCGACGCCGGTTACGTTTACATTCGCGGCGAGTACATGGACGGCGCGAAGGCGCTTCGCGAGGCGATCGACGAAGCGTACCGGGCGGGTTTGCTCGGCAAGAACATCCTAGGCAGCGGAATGGATTTCGACCTGTATATCCATTGCGGCGCGGGATCGTATGAATGCGGCGAAGAAACCGCCCTCATGAGCTCGCTTATGGGCGAGCGCGGCATGCCGCGGCTGAAGTTTCCGCACGCTCCCTTCCCCGTTATCAGCGGAGTTTGGGATAAGCCAACGCTGATCCATAACGTCGAGAGCTATTGCACGGTGCCTTACATCGTCGACCGCGGCGCGGAGTGGTGGTCGTCGTTGGGCGCTTCGACCAAGAACTCGCGGGGAACCAAAATCTTTTCCGTCTCCGGGCATGTGAATAAGCCCGGCAACTATGAAATCGAGTTCGGCACGCCTCTTCGCGAGCTTCTCGAACTTGCGGGCGGCGTCAAGGGCGGCGCGCTGAAGGCATGTATTCCGGGCGGAAGCTCGGTCCCGATCATCACCGCCGAGTCGGTCGAGAAGGCGATCCTCGGCTACGAGGAGATGAGCGAGGTCAAATCGATGGTGGGGTCCGGAGGGTGCATGTTCCTCAACGAGCACACCGACATCGTTAAGTTCGCCTGGCGTACGGCCGTGTTCTACATGAACGAGAGCTGCGGGAAATGCACTCCGTGCCGCGAGGGGACTCGGTGGATGGTTCAGATTCTGGAACGGATTATCGGCGGCGGCGGGCGGCCCGGCGACGTCGAGCTGCTTCGTCAAGTCGCCTCGCAAATCGACGGACGGTCGTTCTGCCCGCTGGGCGACGCCGCGGCGTGGCCGATCATGGGCATGATTCGCATCTTCCCCGAGGAGTTCGACTACTACATCGAGCAAGGCAGAAGCATGTTGGACCGGGTTCCGGCCAGCGTCGCCTAG
- a CDS encoding helix-turn-helix domain-containing protein, which translates to MARTSRTHMVVGNFARPLHGPSFSGSGGDLPCTGGIAWQSNGGPNRGHPARSLPFTLDVPLGGLSGLVRVHLVGAFALHADPANEPSGTLGASLQLVDERGDALHRQDLLNGRHYSDARDLRPLDRVNGDGTSVHTLGSTRVEGDVARVDVLAIDLPRDISAASLRLKDLGSPASFVVFDVLFEAEPSSGCPFHSSHGGVSLAEIASIVRVGDRVRFLKALDQLESAVSSATDLDEARGQSLTFLAMVTAGALEMGGSRAMHRVQLEAARELDRLTKPADVAAAARRMIEEVASMLFRDSASPSSYLVDRALAIVDRHYAKNLTDSAVAGQLGLSTSHFRFLFKETTGQPFHKYLVAMRLEKARLLLVEEEMAVSAVAKAVGFTGLSHFSRAFTQRFSVSPTQIRRGTG; encoded by the coding sequence GTGGCACGAACGTCACGTACCCATATGGTGGTCGGGAACTTTGCCCGGCCATTGCATGGCCCCTCCTTCTCAGGAAGCGGGGGCGACCTTCCTTGCACCGGTGGGATCGCATGGCAAAGCAATGGCGGTCCAAACCGTGGACACCCCGCCCGGTCGCTCCCATTCACCCTCGACGTCCCTCTGGGCGGCCTTAGCGGTCTCGTTCGTGTCCATCTCGTGGGAGCGTTCGCGCTCCACGCGGACCCCGCCAACGAGCCGAGCGGCACCCTCGGCGCCAGTCTCCAATTGGTCGATGAGCGGGGCGACGCGCTCCACCGGCAAGACCTTCTGAACGGGCGGCACTACAGCGATGCCCGCGACCTACGCCCCCTGGACCGGGTGAACGGCGACGGCACCAGCGTCCACACCCTGGGATCCACGCGCGTTGAAGGCGACGTCGCCCGCGTCGACGTTTTGGCGATCGATTTGCCTCGGGATATTTCGGCGGCGAGTCTCCGCCTCAAGGACCTTGGCAGCCCCGCGTCGTTCGTCGTCTTCGATGTTCTCTTCGAGGCTGAGCCAAGCTCCGGATGCCCCTTTCATTCCAGCCACGGCGGGGTATCGCTGGCCGAAATCGCCTCGATCGTTCGGGTCGGAGACCGAGTTCGGTTCCTTAAGGCGCTCGATCAGTTGGAGAGCGCGGTAAGTAGCGCCACCGATCTCGATGAGGCGCGCGGTCAGTCGCTCACGTTTCTCGCCATGGTTACCGCAGGCGCCCTGGAGATGGGGGGAAGCCGCGCCATGCACCGTGTTCAGTTGGAAGCCGCCCGCGAGCTCGACCGCCTAACGAAGCCGGCGGACGTGGCCGCCGCCGCGCGGCGAATGATCGAGGAAGTCGCGAGCATGCTCTTCCGCGACTCGGCCAGTCCCTCCTCCTATCTTGTCGACCGTGCCCTCGCCATCGTCGACCGCCACTATGCCAAGAACCTGACCGACTCGGCAGTTGCCGGGCAGCTCGGGCTCAGCACCTCTCACTTCCGGTTCTTGTTCAAAGAGACGACCGGCCAGCCGTTCCACAAATATCTGGTAGCGATGCGCTTGGAAAAGGCGCGTCTCCTCTTGGTGGAAGAGGAAATGGCGGTTTCGGCTGTTGCCAAGGCGGTCGGCTTCACCGGCCTCTCGCATTTCAGCCGCGCCTTCACCCAGCGCTTCTCCGTCAGCCCCACCCAAATCCGCCGAGGGACGGGCTAG
- a CDS encoding ABC transporter ATP-binding protein — MSEAIVSIENVTKRFDARAVLEDISLKIAPGEMVAIMGSSGGGKTTLLRCISGLIIPTKGQVIVDGIDVNAEPEEARRRMGMVFQSAALFDFMTVEANVLFGIKRQLKLSKTEQMKVAAEALARVGLEGNEHKMPAELSGGMRKRVGIARALALSPKVMLYDEPTTGLDPITTYTIDALMLQLRKEFGMTSLIVSHDVSSVFRTADRVAFLHGGRLVFVGTPAEFAEADDENIQELVQKSRAEKMSLDN; from the coding sequence GTGAGCGAGGCGATCGTCTCCATTGAGAACGTTACCAAGCGGTTCGATGCGCGAGCGGTGCTCGAAGACATTAGTTTGAAGATCGCGCCTGGCGAGATGGTGGCGATCATGGGAAGCAGCGGCGGTGGCAAGACCACGCTACTGCGCTGTATCAGCGGCCTCATCATCCCGACGAAGGGGCAGGTGATTGTTGACGGAATCGACGTCAACGCGGAGCCGGAGGAGGCGCGCCGCCGGATGGGAATGGTCTTTCAATCCGCGGCGCTGTTTGACTTCATGACCGTGGAGGCGAACGTGTTGTTCGGGATCAAACGGCAGTTGAAGCTCTCGAAAACCGAGCAGATGAAAGTCGCCGCGGAGGCCCTTGCCCGGGTCGGGCTTGAAGGAAACGAGCATAAGATGCCGGCAGAGCTCAGCGGCGGCATGCGGAAGCGAGTAGGTATTGCCCGCGCCCTCGCCCTCAGCCCGAAAGTAATGCTCTACGATGAGCCGACGACCGGCCTCGACCCGATCACGACTTACACCATCGACGCGCTAATGCTGCAGCTTCGAAAGGAATTCGGAATGACGAGCCTCATCGTTAGCCACGACGTCAGCTCCGTCTTTCGCACCGCGGATCGGGTCGCGTTCCTACACGGCGGCCGGCTCGTCTTTGTCGGAACTCCGGCTGAATTTGCCGAGGCCGACGACGAAAACATCCAAGAGCTGGTGCAAAAGTCGCGTGCTGAAAAAATGTCATTAGATAACTGA
- the glmU gene encoding bifunctional UDP-N-acetylglucosamine diphosphorylase/glucosamine-1-phosphate N-acetyltransferase GlmU, translated as MQSSSVAGIILAAGKGTRMKSDLPKGLHRVCGLPMVEHVGRAIRASGVSRPIVVIGHGGEAMKAELGDGYDYVWQREQLGTGHAALMASEALAGYEGPVIVASGDTPMLQADTFDELIKAHQTAGAVATLATSLVDNPHGYGRIVRGDEGEFLKIVEQKDTNDEQNALREVNAALYIFDSKTLFRILPTLKNSNAQGEYYLTDVLETVVAEGGKVVAKIFDNPDILAGVNDRWQLAQLDREMRLRVIKQHAINGVTFLDLDSVSIGVDVTIGLDTVIEPQTILVGNTSIGAGCRIGPFTRIEDSRIGDKSSIVASYLDTAVVGSSVWVGPWAHLRPKSNIGDGTKIGNFVEIKNATLAPGAKVNHLSYVGDATVGARSNIGAGTITCNYDGFSKSQTIIGADAFVGSNSTLVAPVSIGNGAFVAAGSVITNEVPADAMAFGRARQENKEGRAAQWRKLKSELKQGK; from the coding sequence ATGCAATCTTCCTCCGTCGCCGGAATCATCCTTGCCGCTGGCAAGGGCACCCGGATGAAATCTGATCTTCCCAAGGGCCTTCACCGGGTCTGCGGACTTCCAATGGTCGAGCACGTCGGCCGCGCCATTCGAGCTTCTGGCGTCTCCCGCCCGATCGTCGTCATCGGCCACGGTGGCGAGGCGATGAAGGCCGAGCTTGGCGACGGCTACGACTACGTTTGGCAGCGAGAGCAACTTGGCACCGGCCACGCGGCATTGATGGCGAGCGAGGCTCTGGCCGGCTATGAAGGTCCCGTCATCGTGGCCTCCGGCGACACCCCGATGCTCCAAGCCGATACATTTGACGAACTGATAAAGGCTCACCAAACGGCCGGCGCGGTCGCCACCCTTGCCACGAGCTTGGTCGACAATCCGCACGGATACGGACGTATCGTCCGTGGTGACGAAGGTGAATTCCTAAAGATCGTGGAGCAGAAGGACACGAACGACGAGCAAAACGCCCTTCGAGAGGTCAACGCGGCGCTCTACATTTTCGATAGTAAGACCCTGTTCCGTATCCTGCCCACGCTCAAGAACAGCAATGCCCAAGGCGAGTACTACCTCACCGACGTGCTCGAGACCGTCGTCGCCGAAGGTGGCAAGGTTGTCGCGAAGATTTTCGACAATCCGGACATCTTGGCCGGGGTCAACGACCGGTGGCAGCTTGCCCAACTCGATCGTGAGATGCGCCTCCGCGTCATCAAGCAGCACGCCATCAACGGAGTCACTTTCCTCGACCTCGACAGCGTTTCCATCGGCGTCGATGTAACGATCGGGTTGGACACCGTCATTGAGCCGCAGACGATCTTGGTCGGTAACACCTCCATCGGCGCGGGCTGCCGTATCGGCCCGTTCACAAGAATTGAGGACAGCCGCATCGGCGACAAATCGTCGATCGTCGCCAGTTACTTGGACACCGCCGTCGTAGGATCGAGCGTTTGGGTAGGGCCGTGGGCTCACCTCCGGCCAAAGTCGAACATCGGGGACGGTACCAAGATCGGCAACTTCGTCGAGATCAAGAACGCCACCTTGGCGCCCGGCGCGAAAGTAAACCACCTTTCCTACGTCGGGGACGCCACCGTAGGAGCGCGAAGCAATATCGGAGCCGGAACGATCACCTGCAATTACGACGGCTTTTCTAAGAGTCAGACCATTATCGGAGCGGACGCGTTTGTCGGCTCGAATTCAACTCTGGTAGCGCCGGTGTCGATCGGAAACGGCGCGTTCGTTGCCGCCGGAAGCGTGATTACGAACGAAGTTCCTGCGGACGCCATGGCATTCGGCCGGGCGCGTCAGGAAAACAAGGAAGGTAGGGCGGCGCAGTGGCGGAAACTCAAAAGCGAACTGAAGCAGGGCAAGTGA